In the Flavobacterium sp. J372 genome, one interval contains:
- a CDS encoding HTTM domain-containing protein → MKNRLFEQIDNSPLIIFRMFLGLLLACETWGAIGTGWVKYNLIDPKFTFSHIHMEWLQPLPGYWMYVYFIIMGFCGLLVMAGYKYRWSLGIFTIMWAATYFMQKTTYNNHYYLLMLVCFIMCFLPANRYAAIDSLKNPSIRRLTMPAWCSWVMIAQVTIVYVYASLAKFYPGWIDGTFTRSLMERTITPSLLPFFTQKWVYLGIAWMGIIFDLFIVPCLLWKRTRTIALIASLIFHLFNSITLQIGIFPFFALSFVVFFYPPEKMRRIFFKKKPPVTDHSPTYEGKNIFWYFFVPYLIIQLLLPARHLLMKGDVLWTEEGHRLSWRMMLRFRNGLINFRVVDKKTGEELYYDVTGDLTPKQKSGMAAKPDMIWQMCQRIKKHYAKEGKDVAVYVNSMVSINGGPMKALINNKVDLAAAEWNYWGHDNWVLLYDENGNPVN, encoded by the coding sequence ATGAAGAACCGCCTTTTTGAGCAGATAGATAATTCGCCGCTTATCATCTTCAGGATGTTCCTGGGGTTGCTGCTGGCCTGCGAAACCTGGGGAGCTATTGGCACCGGCTGGGTTAAGTATAACCTGATTGACCCAAAATTCACATTCTCACATATCCATATGGAATGGCTTCAGCCTTTACCGGGCTATTGGATGTATGTATACTTTATAATTATGGGCTTTTGCGGACTGCTGGTTATGGCCGGTTATAAATATCGCTGGAGCCTGGGGATTTTCACAATAATGTGGGCTGCAACCTACTTTATGCAAAAAACTACCTATAACAACCATTACTACCTGCTTATGCTGGTGTGCTTCATAATGTGTTTTCTGCCTGCAAACCGGTATGCGGCGATAGATTCACTTAAAAACCCATCCATTCGCAGGCTTACCATGCCGGCGTGGTGCTCATGGGTAATGATAGCGCAGGTTACCATTGTTTATGTATATGCATCGCTGGCAAAATTTTATCCCGGCTGGATTGACGGCACTTTTACCCGCAGCCTTATGGAGCGCACTATCACCCCTTCACTCCTGCCATTCTTTACACAAAAGTGGGTTTATCTGGGCATCGCCTGGATGGGCATCATTTTCGACTTGTTTATTGTGCCGTGCCTGCTTTGGAAACGCACAAGGACAATTGCCCTGATTGCTTCGCTGATATTCCACCTTTTCAATTCTATCACGCTGCAAATAGGTATCTTTCCGTTCTTCGCGCTTAGCTTTGTTGTGTTCTTTTACCCACCTGAAAAAATGCGCCGCATTTTCTTTAAAAAGAAACCGCCGGTTACCGACCATAGCCCTACCTATGAAGGCAAAAATATCTTCTGGTACTTCTTTGTACCTTACCTTATCATCCAGCTGCTGCTGCCTGCCAGGCACCTGCTTATGAAAGGCGATGTGCTCTGGACAGAAGAAGGCCACCGCCTTAGCTGGCGCATGATGCTGCGTTTCCGGAATGGGCTGATCAATTTTAGGGTTGTAGATAAAAAAACCGGCGAAGAGCTTTACTATGATGTAACGGGAGACCTTACTCCTAAGCAAAAAAGCGGCATGGCAGCCAAGCCCGATATGATATGGCAGATGTGCCAGCGCATAAAAAAACATTATGCCAAAGAAGGTAAAGATGTAGCTGTTTATGTAAATTCAATGGTGTCAATTAATGGAGGCCCTATGAAAGCTTTGATTAATAATAAAGTTGACCTGGCCGCTGCCGAATGGAACTACTGGGGCCATGATAACTGGGTACTGCTGTATGATGAAAACGGCAATCCTGTAAACTAA
- a CDS encoding bifunctional riboflavin kinase/FAD synthetase, with the protein MKIFNSIQDFTTNSATVLTLGTFDGVHKGHKTIIDKLTATAKAAGAASTVLTFFPHPRMVLQQHSDIKLLNTINEKAYLLEQCGVDNLIIHPFDHAFSRLTAEEFVKDILFDKLNINHIIIGYDHRFGRNRTATITDLERFGEQYGFEVIQISALEIDEVSVSSTKIRNALDSGDIVTANSFLGYPYLLTGTVVKGKEIGRTIGFPTANIDIAEDYKLIPPIGIYVVSSIIDGKNVFGMMSIGTNPTVGGTTRTIEVNYLDYDGDLYGKELRISLYSKIRDEEKFESLDALKEQLVKDGQATRAFFQNLL; encoded by the coding sequence TTGAAAATTTTTAATTCCATACAGGATTTCACCACAAATTCAGCCACTGTGCTTACACTTGGCACTTTTGATGGTGTGCACAAAGGGCATAAAACTATCATTGATAAACTTACGGCAACAGCAAAAGCTGCAGGCGCCGCCTCAACCGTACTTACGTTTTTTCCGCATCCGCGGATGGTTTTGCAGCAGCACAGCGATATAAAACTGCTCAATACCATCAACGAAAAGGCTTATTTACTGGAACAATGCGGTGTAGACAACCTTATAATCCATCCGTTTGACCACGCTTTTTCACGCCTTACGGCTGAAGAATTTGTAAAAGATATCTTATTTGATAAACTAAACATAAACCACATCATCATCGGGTATGACCACCGTTTCGGGCGCAACCGTACTGCTACTATTACCGACCTTGAACGGTTTGGTGAACAATACGGCTTTGAGGTTATACAGATATCGGCGCTGGAAATAGATGAAGTTTCTGTAAGCTCTACCAAAATCCGCAATGCGCTTGACTCAGGTGATATTGTCACTGCCAACAGCTTCCTGGGCTACCCCTACCTGCTTACAGGTACTGTGGTGAAAGGTAAAGAGATAGGCCGTACCATAGGCTTCCCAACTGCCAATATTGATATTGCGGAAGATTATAAGCTGATACCCCCTATTGGCATTTACGTAGTTTCAAGCATTATTGACGGTAAAAATGTTTTCGGGATGATGAGTATTGGCACCAACCCTACTGTTGGCGGCACTACCCGTACCATCGAGGTAAATTATCTTGACTATGACGGTGATTTGTACGGCAAAGAACTGCGTATAAGCCTTTACAGCAAAATACGTGATGAGGAAAAATTTGAATCGCTTGATGCGCTTAAAGAACAACTTGTAAAAGATGGCCAGGCCACACGTGCATTTTTTCAAAACCTGCTATAA